AGTAAGTAGCCAATGTGGGATTTAGCACCATTGCCACCTTTAACAAAAGTAATGTGTGATATGCATATCTACTCAAATCTGGTTTCCCTTCCTTTGTTGTCTTTATTTTATCTTACTTTGTATGGTGGGGGATTTCATCCTTGATGATGAAGTAGTCAACGTCATCTTCTTGTatgttgtaatgaatttggctTGATGGTTTTGTAATTTCCTCAATCTGATCCTTTTACTTTGTTCTGCACACAAAACaggaaatttctaaaatttgttCTCTTGTGCTCTCATTCAGGTAATGCTGCTGTGACCTTGAGATGTCCTTTTGATGTCATTTTGGGACAATCCTAGGCTTTTTTCTTTGCGAGTCTCAGACTACAAGTGTAACACCTCCGATTGAGTATGGAAGGTGGtaaatgagatcccacattacttgagAGAAAGAAGTTATAGTTCTTTACAATGATTCTAAGGGACACCAATTGTAGCATTGACTAATCATTTTGAAGTACAAGTCCATGTATAATTtggactttccttggattgttAAAACAAGAGGTGTTCCGAAGGATAATAGTAAAGATTTGTTCTTTGAAAAAATGCGGTATGTTGAGTTCAAATTGGGTCCAGACAATTGCTTTACAATTTGCAATGCCAGGATGTTGAATTGGTACATATAAATTAGAGTATCTGTGACAACTCATTTTGTTGGAATGAATTATTGGTTTTGATTGTGGGTTTCAGTCATGAGGCATGAATGTTGTAGGGaagatttggatagtgagtcgagatgagataaaagttgaaagttgaataaaatattgttagaatataatttttattttaaaattaaaaaaagtaaattatttattatatttttttcgaaagtttaaaaagaattataataattaaatgagatagcGATAATTTTCAACAAACCAGACCTATAAAGTCAGGTAAACGCTGTAGAGAGACGctaagaagaaaaatatttttttacatctaTACATCTCAGACGCCGGGTCAAGCTTGTTGCTTGAGAGATGAGCACTTTCGTGTTGGTCGTTACTTGTCTTTGCCAAAGGACTGACGTCTTGTCATAGTCAATTCGGGGCTGTTGGGGGAAACTATAAGCAACCAATCACTCCATTTGATGGATCTAAAGATCTCTATCCCTCGGCCTCTTCCAATATATTCCAATGCAAGAGAccctttcaagtttcaactgCAGGAAATTCACTCAGCATTCTGAATACGTTGTCAAATTTTACAACTTGCCCAAGTACTTCCCGACTAGTTCTTTGTGATCTGTATGGTTCTCAGGAAGAATTTTCTTAATCGTTTGTGATGTATGTATGAAAGATACAACCAAATTTATTGAACTCTATTATATAAACAAGTAACTGCGCACGAGGGATGGTTGTCTGCTTTTCATCCCCGTTGTCTCTGTACTGTAGTCTACCAACTTTTTGGTGATATTTGTATCCATATGGTTGTTTCCTTTCAGTATTGATTACCTATTGTTTTGGGGTGCTAATTAATCTAATGTCCATGTGGCCCTTCATGGCCATCAGGACTGAAATCCTAGAACGACAGGCTACCAAGTTAATGtcggatttaaaaaatttttgttttccattaCTAGCCGCCTGTAATGGAAATAGTTCTTCCTATGGTACATTTGGGGTAATTTTTAACCCAACATATTAGcaatttctcattatttttagCTTCATTTTCACAGGCACTCGACGCATGAACAATGCATTctgttaaatttttaacttacgTTGAGGAGAAATTGATGGAGCAAAGCAATCAGTATAATCTTATTGATAAAACTTTCCAATTGAACTATATGCCATGTGGCTATGGGGGGATGCAAAGCAGGAAAAAGAGGCTGAATGAGAGAGCACttcatcacaaaatattcaaGCCCATTTGGCCAGGAGAGACATACAACCAGCCCCAAGAAGAAGagatatatttacaattatttgAAGGCTCAATTTGCTTTGCATCCTTGGACTCATAAAATCAGCTGCAAGAAGATCCACAAGAGCCATGTAGATTAAGATCCCAGCCGATGCTGCATTAAAAATACCTTCAACAATCAGGGCAGTCGGACTGTTGTCATCATAGACATTAGATATTCCTGTTCCGATTGCAATCCCAACTGGTGTAGTAAGAGAGTAGAATACCACCATAATTGCAATAGCTCGGCTCTTGAATTTTGCCTAAAAATGCAGAGTGAAAAAAgggatgttaaaagttttgtttCAGGATTCCATCTAACGGCAGTCGTAAAACAATTCAATACGCAGATAATGAAGCAACTATATAAAGCCAAATTATATACAGAAGATAAACAAGAGAACAACTAATGGAGTTGAACTGTCTCTCGATCCTTTTGGTTTCACTATTTTATTGTAACGTATTCTCCTTTTATTGTACAACAATAGATTCGAAACAGAATCCGAAACATTGACTTACGAAATTTTCTTCATAGTTATGGATAAAACAGGACACAAGCAACCGACGAGTCTTAAGCATGTTTACTTGTCCTATCAAAGTTAGAAAGAATCGCGACAAGCTTAAAGTCAGACATGCTTGGAAAATATATACTTCCTTCCAAAATATTAGTCAAGATCAACTCTGACAAACCAAACTTATTGGATGAAGAGTCAGTCAACACAAAATGAAGGCATATCCACCAGAAATACATTGAATTTTATATAACTGCAAATGGAGATGTTACCTGAGAGATGCATCCACCAAGTCCCATGCCCTCAAAAAATTGATGGAAGGTTAAAGCAGCTACAAGTGGCTTTATCGTCTTGGGAGTTTCAGAAGCACCTAAGGAAATACCTATTATGACTGAATGAACCACAATTCCCAACTCCGATACCTATATTAGTTTTAGTCAAAACAATAAGCAAATTACTCCAAATTCTTCatgccaaaaaataattaagaaaataaaatccataACGAAAATCAATAATTTACCATTACTTGATTGTAAATAGAATGGAAATTAACCAAGAAAGAAAAGGTAACTTGTTTTGTTGGAATCTTCAACGTGCTTATACGTGTTGGGAGCTGTtttgacacagagacgattctaaataaaggagggacgaaatttaacgtggttcgatAATTGCCTACGTCTACaaatgctgtaatttcactatgaaaataatttttacagaaaaattttctctgctcacccactctcttgctctcttctttctctcttctacaCTCTGTCTGCACTCTCTGCTGCACACACTGTCTGCacccttaagctctcctatttataggagagcagatcactatattgcagcaatttgctgcatgattcttggggaggtgcctaacaatacacTAATGAACCAAAGaagcaaacggtgcatggctcaccgtttactattttgtctccatctgcaacaatctcccacttggagacaaatgagtctacatatcttcatagcaactatcacagcaacttcaagtcatgcctttaagtacgaagtccaactgaagctatacacagcttcagtttgtcagcagtaactacttttgtgaacatgtttgctgggttctctgttcctcgaatcttctcaagtatcagttgtccactatcgagaagagatcggataaaatggtatcgcaactgtatgtgttttgttctggaatgaaaggctggattctttgcaagaaaaatagcactctgactatcactgtgcataatgcctttttcattcttctttcccaattcctccaagaatgactgcaaccaaaccatttccttccctgcttcagttatagcaacgtattccgcttctgtagttgagacaGCAataatcttctgtaacttagaagcccacgatacagctgtatcacccagcgtatacacaaatccagtagtactttttctgttgtcaacgtcacctgctaaatcagcatctacatatccctgtagttttaaacctgcttttgtaaagcatagtgatgtatctgaagagccttgtagatatcttaaaatccacttgactgcttcccaatgctgctttcctggattactcgtgtatctgctcacagctcccactgcttgtgcaatatctggccttgtacagaccatggcgtacataagactaccaatagcagatgcatagggtattctatccatgcattcttgctcttcctccgtctttggcgactgatccttagtcgaaagtgactagctaagggtgtgctcactggtttcgccttgtccatgttaaatcttctgagcaccttctttacatactcctcctgggagagcttgagagtatcattagacctgtctctaataattttcataccaaggatttgttttgcagcacccaaatccttcatctcaaaccgctttgacaattgcttcttcagttcattgatttcctcgatACTTGACCCtacaacgagcatatcatccacatataacagtaggataatataagagttgtcaaagttcttcatatagcaacaatggttgGCCTACAGTcctgtaaatccattactgcacatgaagttgtcaaacttccggtaccattgtcgtggagcttgttttaggccatacaagctcttcttcagtttgcaaactagattctcttttcccttcattgagaatccttgtggctggtacatatagatgtcttcctccaaatcaccatgaaggaatgcagtcttcacatctaactgctcaagatgtagattctctgcagctacaattgccaacactagcctgatcgttgtcaattttacaactggagagaaaatgtctgtgtagtcgacaccttccttttgttgaaaccccttcacgaccattctggctttgtagcgcttgctaccattgtgctcttccttaattttgtacacccatttattgtgcaaagccttcttgccttttggaagtttAGTTAGCTctcatgtctgatttgacatcagtgactccatctcatcttgcatggctttctcccacttgatcgaatcttcaattcgtagagcttcatcataactttccggttcaccactatctgttagcaagatgtagtatagagatggtgagaaccgctatGGTGGCCTAATTGTacttgaagatcttcgagtaatagtgagtggtgtacgttgttcgatctgtgtatcatcattttcttgatcctcgttctgatcagtgttgactcgagtaacatcaaagtcaacaacctcagttttctttggctgttccttagattcagcttgtgacttagctttgtacagaatctgctcattaaatatcacatttctacttctgatgattttgcgatttttatcatcccaaaatcgatagccaaattcttcatcaccataaccgatgaaaaaacattttctagatttggcttctaacttgttacgatcagtagaatctatgtgaacatatgataaacagccaaaaactttcaaatgggaaagatttaccttcttttcGCTctagacttcctctggtagatcgaactttaagggaactgaaggtccccgattaatcaaataggctgcagtgttaattgcatcagcccaaaaacattcaggcaatcctgaattcagcctcatgcttctggcacgttcgttgagagttctgttcatgcgttcagctacgccattctgttgcggtgtcccgggaatagtcttctgaaatctaatcccatttgcagcacaaaattctttgaaccctccgtcgatgtactctcctccattgtctgacctcagacattttaacttcaagcctatttcattttcaaccatggctctccacttcttgaaagtatcaaatgtgtcagatttatttttcaaaaaataaacccatactttcctgcttgagtcatcaataaaggaaacatagtaccgtgatcctccaagagaagcgactggggatggcccccacaaatctgtgtgtaccaactccaactttgtagattttggagttctacaatttttcaggaaactaacctttttctacttcccaaaaatgcaaccttcacacatgtcaaaatcagttgattccaactttggtaacttccccttggataatagtactttcattcatttctcactcatatgaccaagcctttgatgccataggttgacATTTGCATtagcaattgcaatagtatctctaatacttgaagtcatgtatagagtacctgtttttgtgcctcgagctactaccatagctccttttgttatcttccatgtgccaccggtaaatagtaccgaatgcccatcagcatcaagttgtcctacagaaatcaggttcctcatgagcttgggaacatgtcgcaccttctgtagcaaccatgcacttccattgagcagattgattggtacatctcccatgccttcgatttccaacgcttcaccatctgctaagtacaccttcccgaaatcaccagtgacataattctgcatgatttctcgatctgctgtagtgtggaacgaggctcctgaatctaacacccaagattcaatttggttgtcaactgaaagaagtaaggcatcttggagatcttctgttgtggcattaatagagtcatgctcattcttcttctttgcttccttgcaattatttttgaagtggccaatcttgccacaattccagcactgtacttgttttccggatctagatttacttctgcctcttcgggacttcgatctgccccgatttgaacttctactagctcctctacctctcgtctcgaggtttaaagtagaactggaagttgatgcttctcctgtatctcttctgcgaacttcctcgctaagaatatggtcccggatatcttgatacttcatctttgttttgccataagaattgctgacaactgttctcatggcctcccagctctttggcaattgagctagagcaatcagtgcacgtacttcatcatcaaattcaatccccactgaagctaattgattgatgatggtgttgaactcatttagatgctgaataactagagttccttctgccattctcaagtagaatagcttgtacatcaaatgcactttgttattggctgatggctgctcgtatatgtccgatagagctttcatcaaatccgccgtggtcttctcctttcccacattgtgtgcaactgatcttgacagtgttagtctaatgactcccaacacttgtctatcaaggaaactccaatcttcattgctcatgtcatctggctttcttcctaggagtggaagatgtagtttcttcccatagagataatcctctatctgcattctccagtaggcaaagtctgtaccgtcaaatttctcgataccaacacctttagcttcttctacAGCCATAACTTTataaatgagttcaaattcaaacaaacaaagatcaccgttgcgttcgaaacactcgaattagctggaaatgagtccggaatgatccaaatagtttgtcagcactatttgatcgtcgtgatggaactccaactggcgtgatctagcccaaaatgatctgcaacacgtggatggttcagatccaatgtactgatgccgaatctcaaactttcgaccgtacggatgagtccggaatgatccaaatagttggaaagcactatttgatcgtcgaaatcggacttcgaatggcttagatctagtcaaaaacagatctgaaaaatggacggttctgatctgtctggcgcgtgagatacacgcgctgCACAGTACTGTGgcgcgtgggggagagtgaggcgcgtgtgacacacgcgccgaacctctctagggcgcgtgggggcgcgtgggagggtgtccttcacgcgtcttcaacctctggcgcgcgtgggggcgcgtgggcgcatgtggtgcacgcgtcttcaacctccggagcGCATGGGGCGCgtgggttgcagcagatgcatgcgccgatcttctaggggcgcgtgtagcctcgtccgacctccgttttcgattccgtttgcggcaacggattcgtctcgatgcgaggaacaccgtggagttgtcaaaaattgattttgaacaacttgaattttcggacagctcgaaccagtgctctgataccagttgttgggagctgttctgacacagagacgattctaaataaaggagggacgaaatttaacgtggttcggcaattgcctacgtccacagatgctgtaatttcactatgaaaataatttttacaaaaaaattttctctgctcacccactctcttgctctcttctttctctcttctataCTCTGTCTGCACTCTCTGCTGCACACACTGTCTGCacccttaagctctcctatttataggagagcagatcactacgttgcagcaatttgctacatgattcttggggaggtgcctaacaatacaaaggcaccgaacggtgcctaatgagccaaagaagcaaacggtgcatggctcaccgtttactattttgtctccatctgcaacaataCGAACTAAAACCTAAAAATGCCCAAAATTCAAGATTACCTGCGATATGACTCGGTGCCGAAGAAGCTCCGACGACTCCGAATTCTGAAACAAAGCAACCGAACCATGAGTATGACCATTAGTTGCATGAGTATGAACGTCCATGTGACCCTCATGTCCCTCATCATGTCCGCCAACCTTCTCCTCGTCTCCAGTCCCATGTTGGACTTTACTGCGATGGGAGTAATACGAGGTTGCAAAGGCATCAACCATCAAGCTTCCAATCGCGGACACCATGGCCACGAACCCCGTGAACGGAAAATTTCCCCACGGATTCTCACTAAGACACGGCGACGTCAATGTCTCAAAAGCATCGGGAAGTACGTGGATGAACCCGGTGGCTAATATCACACCGGTTGCAAAGGCCTTGATTACGAAGAATATGTCCGTTTCGGGACGCAAAGCCAGTATAAACTTACCGAGAATGGGAATGGAGACGCCAATTGCACCAGCAACGAGTATGGAAGCAATAGCAACAAGTTTATATCTGAGAGCTTGGTCCTTGTCACGCTCTTCATTCTCAGTATCGCAGGTGCACTCTCCGAAAACTAGAGAAGGGAGTAAGAAGAGCACGCATAAGAGTGTGACGAGGAGCTTCCGTGAGGTAAATAGTTGCTGAAATTTTGCCAACATTTTGTGAAAATCTAAAAAGACGGAGTAAGagatataataatataacacGTAAATTAAGGGTGTGAGGGGTATCGAGAGAGTTTCCAACTTTCTTATAATGAAATAGGGGTGTGAGAAGTGAGAACATCTAAAAAGAGTTCGATGTTTTCGGAGactatgatgatgatgagtgaATGAAGACATTCTGGGGCCATTATTTTGTCAAATTAGGACCATTTCACTGCTTGTTGAGTGCCTGTCAAACTGCAAGCGTGTTGGACAAGGAATGCCGCTTCGGCTtccttgtttttttgttttttttttccttctatccTGTAAACGTCAATCAAACTTCGATGATCATTGATCAAATCACATATTAAGCAATAAGCATATCAGTAATAtgagttttatttatataaaagtactttctgatatttttacttattttcgaGTACATGCAATGAGTTCTCTAATTAAAGTGCAAACTTCGTTATGGCAGGACACTTATAAGGGTCGTCCCGAGCCTCTAACGAAGTTTAGTAAGAATAGTAACttaaattaagaaatatgtTCATTGCTATTGCTGCAGAATAATGAGGTCATCCCATGATTTATTTCCAAGTACTCTTTGATTAGCAAAAATGTTTCTAACGACAAAATCCTCGTTGAATGTTGAATgaagtttttctttgaaaaggtcaaaaagttTTGGGTAGAACGTCACAAGTCTGTGGACCAAAAGCTATTCACATTATTAGGTCGACGTCCGCATTTAATTATCTCGCCAATCTGGCAATTGGTTGGAATCCTaaggaaagaaaaaccaatttgaatttgtaatttgttaAGGGAAGAATGTCGACATTGAGACCACactataaaaaatttgaatttttgtaactaatttatataattaaaagattaattataactaattttggttaaaaataattattttattaaaattaacatATTGTAAATAAGTAATTTCCTTATAGTGTAACTGTGTaaccaaaaaggaaatcaaattctattcacattttaaggTCAGCAGCTAAGTTGATTGATCCAAAAATGATACCATtatgtgttattattatttcgaTTGAATTTTCTTGGCAACCTCGATCCTAATGCTCATGTCAGATGAGAgtttctgctttttttttttttttttttttttttttttttaaataaaaaaataaaaaaattatttttataagaaagttCAAGATTTTATAAGAGTTGTAGTTATAATGTGAGTTCTaacaaaaatgttatttttttttttcacaagcaagataataacaaaaatctggTGAATGATTCCCGCTTGAGTGATTTTTAAGTACGCCATGATCTAACGATTTTTATTGCCCAATTTCGATTGGCGCAAATGTTGTAAAATATCAAACCCAAGTTGATAATAGAGGGAAGAGGTAGCATGCATTGACCTCATGGAGGCTAGCTAGGAGCGGTACACAAAAGGCATAGTACTGGAGGAGCTAAGTGGCGCGTAAGTCGTGAGCACCCGCGCTCTTCAAAACAAGATTCTGACCATTGTGGGGGGTGGAGCATGCATGGTGGTGGTAGTCTTTAAGGGTGGCGCGCACATAGATAGTGTTGAGTAGCTACTTAATTGGTGCAAATCTAGGCTCCAAATTCCCCGGAGTACTGGAGGAAAAACA
This is a stretch of genomic DNA from Carya illinoinensis cultivar Pawnee chromosome 3, C.illinoinensisPawnee_v1, whole genome shotgun sequence. It encodes these proteins:
- the LOC122303602 gene encoding zinc transporter 8-like; translation: MLAKFQQLFTSRKLLVTLLCVLFLLPSLVFGECTCDTENEERDKDQALRYKLVAIASILVAGAIGVSIPILGKFILALRPETDIFFVIKAFATGVILATGFIHVLPDAFETLTSPCLSENPWGNFPFTGFVAMVSAIGSLMVDAFATSYYSHRSKVQHGTGDEEKVGGHDEGHEGHMDVHTHATNGHTHGSVALFQNSESSELLRHRVISQVSELGIVVHSVIIGISLGASETPKTIKPLVAALTFHQFFEGMGLGGCISQAKFKSRAIAIMVVFYSLTTPVGIAIGTGISNVYDDNSPTALIVEGIFNAASAGILIYMALVDLLAADFMSPRMQSKLSLQIIVNISLLLGAGCMSLLAKWA